A region of Acidimicrobiia bacterium DNA encodes the following proteins:
- a CDS encoding ABC transporter permease: MASITAPADRSAPAPQLADVSSRPNPVRRLIDLWQYRELLGSLVRKELKVKYKNSVLGFVWSLLNPALYLVVFYVVFTYFLPAGVPNFAIFLLAGLLPWNLFGIALGASTGSITGNASLVTKVWFPREILPLASIGAGLVHFLLQTVVLLLALVVFRQVPAWSYLPLLPVALFALVVFLAAMSIALAAINVYARDTEHLLELALLAWFWMTPIVYAYRKVADHKGVGALFLLNPLTPVVITFQRALYNKATVVTFDSAGTRYVTKILPNTGLVWYAEVLGILLAVSLVLLFVALVIFGRLEDNFAEEI; this comes from the coding sequence ATGGCCAGTATCACCGCACCTGCCGATCGGAGCGCTCCCGCGCCGCAGCTCGCCGACGTCTCGTCGCGCCCGAACCCGGTGCGGCGCCTGATCGACCTGTGGCAGTACCGCGAGCTCCTCGGCAGCCTCGTGCGCAAGGAGCTGAAGGTCAAGTACAAGAACAGCGTCCTCGGCTTCGTGTGGTCGCTGCTCAACCCGGCCCTGTACCTCGTCGTCTTCTACGTCGTCTTCACGTACTTCCTGCCGGCGGGCGTCCCGAACTTCGCGATCTTCCTGCTCGCGGGCCTGCTGCCGTGGAACCTCTTCGGCATCGCGCTCGGCGCGTCGACCGGGTCGATCACCGGCAACGCGTCGCTCGTCACGAAGGTGTGGTTCCCGCGCGAGATCCTGCCGCTCGCCTCGATCGGCGCGGGGCTCGTCCACTTCCTCCTGCAGACGGTCGTGCTGCTGCTCGCGCTGGTCGTGTTCCGGCAGGTCCCCGCGTGGAGCTACCTGCCGTTGCTGCCGGTCGCGCTCTTCGCGCTGGTGGTGTTCCTCGCCGCGATGTCGATCGCGCTCGCGGCCATCAACGTCTACGCGCGCGACACCGAGCACCTGCTCGAGCTCGCGCTGCTCGCGTGGTTCTGGATGACGCCGATCGTCTACGCGTACCGCAAGGTCGCGGACCACAAGGGCGTCGGCGCGCTCTTCCTCCTCAACCCGCTGACACCTGTCGTCATCACGTTCCAGCGCGCGCTCTACAACAAGGCGACGGTCGTGACGTTCGACAGCGCGGGGACGCGGTACGTCACGAAGATCCTGCCGAACACCGGCCTGGTCTGGTACGCCGAGGTGCTCGGGATCCTGCTCGCGGTCTCGCTCGTGCTGCTCTTCGTCGCGCTCGTGATCTTCGGGCGCCTCGAGGACAACTTCGCCGAGGAAATCTGA
- a CDS encoding ABC transporter ATP-binding protein, whose product MGAAIEVERVSKRFKLYQEKAHSLKERVIKAGRLPYEEFWALRDVDLEVAQGETVGLLGHNGSGKSTLLKCVTGILRPTSGRIAKAGRVAALLELGSGMHPELTGRENIYMNGAMLGLPKTHVERIFDDIVAFSEIEAFIDQQVKHYSSGMAARLAFAVAVNVDPEILVIDEVLSVGDEAFARKCLERIKEFQKQGRTILFVTHNADLTRQICDRAAVLDHGKLVMVGPPGEAVLSFRDTLLDRGLDPFAEAGIRNELRHTRQMRITGAEIEYARPERRYALPDEPVRIHLHYDAPKRLGDVVFAINIHDQAGNLLLGTNTDIIGVDVDDVYGRGEIVFVLDRVPLLDGVYVVSLGIHNHTTGVSYDHRDQKDFLEVMNPGKTMGLVHFPMRVELLPSGRRTEAVS is encoded by the coding sequence ATGGGCGCGGCGATCGAGGTCGAGCGGGTCAGCAAGCGCTTCAAGCTGTACCAGGAGAAGGCGCACTCGCTGAAGGAGCGCGTCATCAAGGCCGGCCGCCTGCCCTACGAGGAGTTCTGGGCGTTGCGCGACGTCGACCTCGAGGTCGCGCAGGGCGAGACCGTGGGACTCCTCGGGCACAACGGTTCCGGCAAGTCGACGCTGCTCAAGTGCGTGACGGGGATCCTGCGCCCGACGTCGGGTCGCATCGCGAAGGCCGGCCGCGTCGCGGCGCTCCTCGAGCTCGGTTCGGGCATGCACCCCGAGCTGACGGGCCGCGAGAACATCTACATGAACGGTGCGATGCTCGGGCTCCCGAAGACGCACGTCGAACGCATCTTCGACGACATCGTCGCGTTCTCGGAGATCGAGGCGTTCATCGACCAGCAGGTCAAGCACTACTCGTCGGGCATGGCAGCGCGCCTCGCGTTCGCCGTCGCGGTGAACGTCGATCCGGAGATCCTCGTGATCGACGAGGTGCTGTCGGTGGGCGACGAGGCGTTCGCGCGCAAGTGCCTCGAACGGATCAAGGAGTTCCAGAAGCAGGGCCGCACGATCCTGTTCGTCACCCACAACGCCGACCTCACGCGGCAGATCTGCGACCGCGCCGCGGTGCTCGACCACGGCAAGCTCGTCATGGTCGGCCCTCCCGGCGAGGCGGTGCTGTCGTTCCGCGACACCCTCCTCGACCGCGGGCTCGACCCGTTCGCGGAGGCCGGGATCAGGAACGAGCTCCGCCACACCCGCCAGATGCGGATCACCGGCGCGGAGATCGAGTACGCCCGCCCGGAGCGCAGGTACGCGCTCCCCGACGAGCCCGTCCGCATCCACCTGCACTACGACGCGCCCAAGCGCCTCGGTGACGTCGTGTTCGCGATCAACATCCACGACCAGGCCGGCAACCTGCTCCTCGGCACGAACACCGACATCATCGGCGTGGACGTCGACGACGTGTACGGCCGTGGCGAGATCGTGTTCGTGCTCGACCGCGTACCGTTGCTCGACGGCGTGTACGTGGTGAGCCTCGGGATCCACAACCACACGACGGGCGTGTCGTACGACCACCGCGACCAGAAGGACTTCCTCGAGGTCATGAACCCGGGGAAGACGATGGGGCTCGTCCACTTCCCGATGCGGGTCGAGCTCCTCCCGTCGGGCCGCCGCACCGAAGCGGTGTCCTGA